The Virgibacillus sp. MSP4-1 genome has a segment encoding these proteins:
- the acpP gene encoding acyl carrier protein — protein MADVFERVKKVIVDQLEVEEAKVTMEASFSDDLEADSLDVVELVMELEDEFDMEISDEDAEKIGTVGDAVDYINKSQS, from the coding sequence ATGGCAGACGTTTTTGAACGCGTAAAAAAAGTAATTGTTGACCAGTTAGAGGTCGAAGAAGCAAAAGTAACCATGGAAGCATCTTTCAGCGATGACCTTGAAGCTGATTCACTTGATGTAGTTGAGTTAGTGATGGAGCTGGAAGATGAATTCGATATGGAAATCTCCGATGAAGACGCAGAAAAAATTGGAACTGTAGGAGATGCTGTGGACTACATAAATAAGTCACAGTCCTAA
- the fabD gene encoding ACP S-malonyltransferase, protein MKKVAFLFPGQGSQETGMAKAFYEKDEDVRTLVDQAEEVLQVPIKKLMFEGPQEELTKTEHAQPALLLSSLAALKVLEKEGIRPEMAAGHSLGEYSALVSAGALSAEDGLKLVQKRGQLMEKAYPAGKGSMAAVLGLDESTVQHTIQEISEQGEVVDIANDNCPGQIVISGTKQGIEQAVDKLKENGAKKVLPLNVSGPFHSRLMEPASGELAAELNQVNIKDADFPVYANVTAEPVQDQTEIRDLLVKQLYSPVRFSETISNMLEKDVDAFVEVGNGKVLSGLVRKVKRRAKTFSVQDPDSMNAFLEWYKEDS, encoded by the coding sequence ATGAAAAAAGTAGCGTTTCTATTTCCCGGACAGGGATCTCAGGAGACTGGTATGGCAAAAGCCTTTTATGAAAAGGATGAGGATGTAAGAACTTTAGTGGATCAGGCCGAGGAAGTTCTTCAAGTACCAATTAAAAAGTTAATGTTTGAAGGCCCTCAGGAAGAGCTGACTAAAACGGAGCATGCACAGCCGGCTTTGTTATTATCCAGCTTAGCTGCGTTAAAAGTTCTTGAGAAGGAAGGCATCCGTCCTGAAATGGCAGCAGGACACAGCCTCGGAGAATACAGTGCATTGGTAAGTGCCGGTGCCCTATCCGCTGAAGATGGCTTAAAGCTTGTTCAGAAACGGGGACAATTAATGGAGAAAGCATACCCTGCCGGCAAAGGCTCTATGGCTGCTGTGTTAGGGCTTGATGAATCCACGGTTCAACACACGATACAAGAGATTTCCGAACAGGGAGAGGTCGTTGATATTGCCAATGACAATTGTCCTGGACAAATTGTTATCTCTGGAACGAAACAGGGGATTGAACAAGCAGTTGACAAACTGAAGGAGAATGGTGCGAAAAAGGTGCTTCCGTTAAATGTGAGTGGGCCGTTCCATTCCAGATTAATGGAGCCTGCCAGTGGTGAATTGGCAGCAGAGCTTAATCAGGTGAACATAAAAGATGCGGATTTCCCCGTTTATGCAAATGTCACTGCCGAACCCGTTCAGGACCAGACAGAAATTAGAGACCTCCTTGTTAAACAGCTTTACTCACCAGTTCGATTTTCAGAAACCATTTCAAATATGCTGGAAAAGGATGTTGATGCGTTTGTCGAGGTGGGTAATGGCAAGGTTTTATCCGGACTGGTCCGTAAAGTGAAACGAAGAGCGAAAACATTCTCTGTTCAGGATCCGGATTCCATGAACGCTTTTCTTGAGTGGTATAAGGAGGATTCATAA
- the fabG gene encoding 3-oxoacyl-[acyl-carrier-protein] reductase, whose protein sequence is MLGGKNALVTGASRGIGRAIAIELAQNGANVAVNYAGNEQKANEVVKEIEDLGGRAFPVQANVSSSDDVKGMIKSVIDTFGSLDILVNNAGITRDNLLMRMKEEEFEDVIDTNLKGVFLTTKAVTRQMMKQKGGRIINIASIVGVAGNPGQANYVAAKAGVIGLTKTTAKELASRNILVNAVAPGYISTDMTDELDEETREMMLSAIPLNRLGKPENVAKVVKFLASEDAAYMTGQTLHVDGGMVM, encoded by the coding sequence ATGTTAGGTGGGAAAAATGCATTAGTAACAGGAGCATCACGGGGGATTGGTCGTGCTATTGCGATTGAGCTAGCCCAAAATGGTGCGAACGTTGCGGTTAACTATGCAGGAAACGAACAGAAAGCAAACGAAGTCGTTAAGGAAATTGAAGACTTAGGAGGCCGGGCATTCCCTGTGCAGGCGAATGTTTCCAGTTCAGATGATGTTAAGGGAATGATTAAGAGCGTGATTGACACATTTGGTTCCCTTGACATTCTTGTAAACAATGCAGGCATCACTCGGGATAATTTACTAATGAGAATGAAGGAAGAAGAGTTTGAAGACGTCATTGATACGAACTTAAAAGGAGTCTTCTTAACAACAAAGGCTGTAACAAGGCAAATGATGAAACAAAAGGGCGGCCGAATCATTAACATTGCTTCCATTGTTGGAGTGGCAGGAAATCCGGGGCAGGCAAATTATGTAGCCGCTAAGGCCGGAGTTATTGGTTTGACGAAAACGACAGCCAAAGAGCTTGCTTCCCGTAATATTCTGGTGAATGCCGTAGCACCCGGGTATATCTCAACAGATATGACAGATGAACTGGATGAGGAGACCCGTGAAATGATGCTATCTGCCATTCCGTTAAACCGTCTGGGCAAACCAGAGAATGTGGCAAAAGTCGTCAAATTCCTGGCCTCCGAAGACGCCGCATACATGACAGGCCAGACCCTCCACGTAGACGGCGGAATGGTTATGTAG